From the genome of Pseudomonas yamanorum, one region includes:
- the typA gene encoding translational GTPase TypA, with amino-acid sequence MIENLRNIAIIAHVDHGKTTLVDKLLRQSGTLERNELNDERVMDSNDQEKERGITILAKNTAINWNGYHINIVDTPGHADFGGEVERVMSMVDSVLLLVDAQDGPMPQTRFVTKKAFEAGLRPIVVINKVDRPGARPDWVLDQIFDLFDNLGATEEQLDFKVVYASALNGIAGLEHTDMAEDMTPLYQSIVDNVPAPKVDRDGPFQMQISALDYNSFLGVIGVGRIARGRIKPNTPVVAIDADGKKRNGRILKLMGHHGLHRIDVEEAAAGDIVCISGFDQLFISDTLCDPLNVEAMKPLTVDEPTVSMTFQVNDSPFCGKEGKFVTSRNIKERLDKELLYNVALRVEEGDSADKFKVSGRGELHLSVLIETMRREGFEMGVGRPEVIIRMVDGVKHEPYENVTIDLPEESQGSIMEQIGIRKGDLTNMVPDGKGRVRLEYNIPARGLIGFRNEFLTLTSGAGILTSIFDRYDVMKSGDMSGRQNGVLVSVATGKALTYSLETLQARGKLFLGHGEDVYEGQIVGINSRDNDLGVNPTKGKKLDNMRASGKDETIALVPPIRFTLEQALEFVQEDELCEVTPKSIRLRKKILGESERTRAAKKAGN; translated from the coding sequence GTGATCGAAAATCTACGCAACATCGCCATCATTGCTCACGTTGACCATGGTAAGACCACCCTGGTAGACAAACTCTTGCGTCAATCCGGCACCCTGGAGCGCAACGAGCTCAACGACGAGCGCGTGATGGACTCCAACGACCAGGAGAAAGAGCGCGGTATTACCATTCTGGCGAAAAACACCGCCATCAACTGGAACGGCTACCACATCAACATCGTGGACACCCCGGGCCACGCCGACTTCGGCGGCGAAGTTGAACGCGTAATGTCGATGGTTGACTCCGTTCTGCTGCTGGTTGACGCTCAAGACGGCCCTATGCCGCAAACCCGTTTCGTGACCAAGAAGGCTTTCGAAGCCGGCCTGCGTCCAATCGTGGTCATCAACAAGGTTGACCGTCCAGGCGCGCGTCCGGACTGGGTTCTGGACCAGATCTTCGACCTGTTCGACAACCTGGGTGCTACCGAAGAACAGCTGGACTTCAAAGTCGTCTACGCCTCGGCCCTGAACGGCATTGCCGGTCTGGAACACACCGACATGGCTGAAGACATGACCCCGCTGTACCAGTCGATCGTCGACAACGTACCTGCGCCGAAAGTCGACCGCGATGGTCCGTTCCAGATGCAAATCTCCGCACTGGACTACAACAGCTTCCTGGGTGTTATCGGCGTTGGCCGTATCGCTCGTGGTCGCATCAAGCCGAACACTCCGGTTGTCGCTATCGACGCCGACGGCAAGAAGCGCAACGGTCGTATCCTGAAGCTGATGGGTCACCACGGCCTGCACCGCATCGACGTTGAAGAAGCAGCTGCCGGCGACATCGTCTGCATCAGCGGCTTCGACCAGCTGTTCATCTCCGACACGCTGTGCGACCCACTGAACGTCGAAGCGATGAAGCCGCTGACCGTTGACGAACCAACCGTTTCCATGACCTTCCAGGTAAACGACTCGCCTTTCTGCGGTAAAGAAGGCAAGTTCGTGACCTCCCGGAACATCAAGGAGCGTTTGGACAAAGAGCTGCTGTACAACGTTGCTCTGCGCGTTGAAGAAGGCGACTCGGCTGACAAGTTCAAAGTCTCCGGCCGTGGTGAGTTGCACCTCTCGGTACTGATCGAAACCATGCGTCGCGAAGGCTTCGAAATGGGTGTTGGTCGTCCGGAAGTGATCATCCGTATGGTTGACGGCGTGAAGCACGAACCGTACGAAAACGTGACCATCGACCTGCCGGAAGAATCCCAAGGTTCGATCATGGAACAGATCGGTATCCGTAAAGGCGACCTGACCAACATGGTTCCGGATGGCAAGGGCCGTGTGCGCCTTGAGTACAACATCCCGGCTCGTGGCTTGATCGGTTTCCGTAACGAGTTCCTGACCCTGACCTCCGGTGCAGGCATCCTGACCTCGATCTTCGACCGTTACGACGTGATGAAGTCCGGCGACATGTCCGGCCGTCAGAACGGCGTGCTGGTTTCGGTAGCTACCGGTAAGGCGCTGACTTACTCGCTGGAAACCCTGCAAGCTCGCGGCAAACTGTTCCTGGGTCACGGTGAAGACGTGTACGAAGGTCAAATCGTCGGCATCAACAGCCGCGACAACGACCTGGGCGTTAACCCAACCAAGGGCAAGAAGCTCGACAACATGCGTGCTTCGGGTAAAGACGAAACCATCGCTCTGGTTCCGCCTATCCGCTTCACCCTGGAGCAGGCTCTGGAATTCGTTCAAGAAGACGAATTGTGCGAAGTCACTCCTAAGTCCATCCGTCTTCGTAAGAAGATCCTGGGCGAAAGCGAGCGTACCCGCGCTGCGAAAAAAGCTGGTAACTAA
- the thiI gene encoding tRNA uracil 4-sulfurtransferase ThiI → MKLIVKVFPEITIKSRPVRMRFIRQLAKNIRAVLRDLDPAVVVNGVWDNLELETRLTDPKALKDMTERLSCVPGIAHFLQVDEYPLGDFDDITEKCKQHYGDVLAGKVFSVRCKRAGKHPFSSMDVEKYVGSKLRRECGAAGISLKAPQIEVRMEIRDQRLFVIHSQHDSIGGYPLGALEQTLVLMSGGFDSTVAAYQIMRRGLMSHFCFFNLGGRAHELGVMEVAHYIWKKYGSSQRVLFVSVPFEEVLGEILGKVDNSHMGVVLKRMMLRAASRIADRLEIDALVTGEAISQVSSQTLPNLSLIDSVTEKLVLRPLIASHKQDIIDLATQIGTADFAKHMPEYCGVISVNPKTHAKRNRVEYEEQQFDMAVLERALENAKLVPIDRVIDELGQDLQIEEVSEALAGQIIIDIRHPDAAEDEPLEIAGIDVQTLPFYALNARFKELDDSRQYLLYCDKGVMSRLHAHHLLSEGHANVRVYRPS, encoded by the coding sequence ATGAAATTAATCGTTAAAGTCTTCCCCGAGATCACCATCAAGAGCCGACCGGTCCGGATGCGTTTCATCCGTCAATTGGCCAAGAATATCCGTGCCGTGCTCCGCGATCTGGACCCGGCTGTGGTGGTGAACGGTGTGTGGGACAATCTCGAACTGGAAACCCGCCTCACAGACCCCAAGGCCTTGAAGGACATGACCGAGCGCCTGAGCTGCGTGCCGGGCATCGCGCATTTCCTGCAGGTCGACGAGTACCCGTTGGGTGACTTCGACGACATCACCGAAAAGTGCAAACAGCACTACGGCGATGTGCTGGCGGGCAAGGTTTTTTCGGTGCGTTGCAAACGCGCCGGCAAGCACCCGTTCAGCTCCATGGATGTCGAGAAATACGTGGGCAGCAAGCTGCGTCGCGAGTGCGGCGCCGCCGGAATTTCCCTGAAAGCGCCACAAATTGAAGTGCGGATGGAAATTCGCGACCAACGGTTGTTTGTGATCCACAGCCAGCACGACAGCATCGGCGGCTACCCGCTGGGTGCCCTGGAACAGACCCTGGTCTTGATGTCCGGCGGTTTCGATTCCACCGTCGCGGCCTACCAGATCATGCGCCGCGGGCTGATGAGCCACTTCTGCTTCTTTAACCTGGGCGGACGTGCACACGAATTGGGCGTGATGGAAGTCGCGCATTACATCTGGAAGAAGTACGGCAGCTCGCAACGGGTCCTGTTTGTCAGCGTTCCGTTCGAGGAGGTCCTGGGAGAAATTCTCGGGAAAGTCGATAACAGTCATATGGGCGTAGTATTGAAGCGTATGATGTTGCGCGCTGCGTCCCGAATCGCGGATCGGCTGGAAATCGACGCATTGGTCACCGGTGAAGCGATTTCCCAGGTGTCCAGCCAGACCCTGCCGAACCTGTCGTTGATCGACTCTGTGACCGAGAAGCTGGTATTGCGCCCGCTGATCGCCAGTCACAAGCAAGACATCATCGACCTGGCGACCCAGATCGGCACGGCGGATTTCGCCAAGCACATGCCGGAATATTGCGGGGTCATCTCGGTGAACCCCAAGACCCACGCCAAACGCAACCGCGTGGAGTACGAAGAACAACAGTTCGACATGGCGGTGCTCGAGCGAGCGCTTGAGAACGCCAAACTGGTGCCGATCGATCGGGTTATCGACGAATTGGGCCAGGATTTGCAGATCGAAGAAGTCAGCGAGGCTCTGGCCGGTCAGATCATCATCGACATCCGTCACCCGGATGCCGCTGAAGACGAGCCGCTGGAAATTGCTGGCATCGACGTACAAACGCTGCCGTTCTATGCATTGAATGCGCGTTTCAAGGAACTGGATGACAGCCGTCAGTACCTGTTGTATTGCGACAAAGGCGTGATGAGTCGCCTGCATGCCCACCATTTGCTCAGTGAGGGGCATGCCAATGTGCGCGTTTATCGACCGAGCTAA
- the glnA gene encoding glutamate--ammonia ligase gives MSKSVQLIKDHDVKWIDLRFTDTKGTQHHVTMPARDALDDAFFEEGKMFDGSSIAGWKGIEASDMILMPDDSTAVLDPFTEDPTLIIVCDVIEPSTMQGYDRDPRAIAKRAEEYLKSTGIGDTVFVGPEPEFFIFDSVKFKSDISGSMFKIFSEQGSWMSDQDVEGGNKGHRPGIKGGYFPVPPFDHDHEIRTSMCNAMEEMGLVIEVHHHEVATAGQNEIGVKFNTLVAKADEVQTLKYCVHNVADAYGRTATFMPKPLYGDNGSGMHVHLSIAKEGKNTFAGEGYAGLSDTALYFIGGIIKHGKALNGFTNPSTNSYKRLVPGFEAPVMLAYSARNRSASIRIPYVSSPRARRIEARFPDPAANPYLAFAALVMAGLDGIQNKIHPGDAADKNLYDLPPEEAKEIPQVCGSLKEALEELDKGRAFLTKGGVFSDDFIDAYIALKSEEEIKVRTFVHPLEYELYYSC, from the coding sequence ATGTCGAAGTCGGTTCAACTCATCAAAGATCATGACGTCAAATGGATTGATCTGCGCTTCACGGACACCAAAGGCACTCAGCACCACGTGACCATGCCGGCTCGCGACGCGCTGGATGACGCCTTCTTCGAAGAAGGCAAAATGTTCGACGGCTCCTCCATTGCCGGCTGGAAAGGCATCGAAGCTTCCGACATGATTCTGATGCCGGACGACAGCACCGCCGTACTCGACCCGTTCACCGAAGACCCAACGCTGATCATCGTCTGCGACGTGATCGAGCCTTCGACCATGCAAGGCTACGACCGTGACCCACGTGCGATCGCCAAGCGTGCCGAGGAATACCTGAAGTCGACCGGTATCGGCGACACCGTATTCGTAGGTCCGGAACCAGAATTCTTCATCTTTGATTCGGTCAAGTTCAAGTCCGACATCTCTGGCTCCATGTTCAAGATCTTCTCCGAACAAGGTTCGTGGATGTCCGACCAGGACGTGGAAGGCGGCAACAAAGGCCACCGTCCAGGTATCAAAGGCGGCTACTTCCCGGTTCCTCCGTTCGACCACGACCACGAAATCCGTACCTCCATGTGCAACGCCATGGAAGAGATGGGCCTGGTCATCGAAGTTCACCACCACGAAGTGGCGACTGCCGGCCAGAACGAAATCGGTGTGAAGTTCAACACCCTGGTTGCCAAGGCTGACGAAGTACAGACCCTGAAGTACTGCGTTCACAACGTGGCTGATGCCTACGGCCGTACCGCTACCTTCATGCCTAAGCCTCTGTACGGCGATAACGGTTCGGGTATGCACGTTCACCTGTCCATCGCCAAAGAAGGCAAGAACACCTTCGCTGGCGAAGGTTATGCCGGCCTGTCCGACACCGCCCTGTACTTCATCGGCGGCATCATCAAGCACGGTAAGGCCCTGAACGGCTTCACCAACCCGTCGACCAACTCCTACAAGCGTCTGGTCCCAGGTTTCGAAGCGCCAGTGATGCTGGCCTACTCGGCTCGCAACCGTTCCGCTTCGATCCGTATTCCTTACGTGTCCAGCCCTCGCGCTCGCCGTATCGAAGCCCGTTTCCCGGATCCGGCAGCCAACCCATACCTGGCCTTCGCTGCTCTGGTCATGGCGGGCCTGGACGGTATCCAGAACAAGATCCACCCTGGCGACGCCGCCGACAAAAACTTGTACGACCTGCCGCCTGAAGAGGCCAAAGAGATCCCACAAGTGTGTGGCAGCCTGAAAGAAGCCCTGGAAGAGCTGGACAAGGGCCGTGCGTTCCTGACCAAAGGCGGCGTGTTCAGCGACGACTTTATCGATGCCTACATCGCCCTGAAAAGCGAAGAAGAAATCAAGGTCCGCACCTTCGTACACCCACTGGAATACGAGCTGTACTACAGCTGCTGA
- a CDS encoding chorismate mutase has product MKRRLAFALLCFSANVFAAPPTLAPLLDSIAERLAIADQVALSKWDSHKPVEDRAREQDVIASVVAQAPSYKLAPAQAEQFFSAQIEANKLVQYAHLSDWQLQGKAPNDPRPDLVGQIRPKLDLLQKRLLQQLADFTPERSNPQCPQWLAQANHAAAHDPMHQLTMIRATAELCLYKI; this is encoded by the coding sequence TTGAAACGTCGACTTGCGTTCGCCCTGCTGTGCTTCAGCGCCAATGTATTCGCCGCACCACCCACCCTCGCCCCACTGCTCGACAGCATCGCAGAACGACTGGCGATTGCCGACCAGGTGGCCCTGAGCAAATGGGACAGCCACAAGCCCGTCGAGGACCGTGCGCGGGAGCAGGACGTAATCGCCAGCGTCGTCGCCCAGGCGCCGAGCTACAAACTGGCACCGGCCCAGGCCGAGCAGTTTTTCTCAGCCCAGATCGAGGCGAACAAATTGGTGCAGTACGCCCACTTGTCCGACTGGCAACTGCAAGGCAAAGCCCCTAACGATCCACGCCCTGATTTGGTCGGGCAAATCCGCCCTAAACTGGACCTGCTGCAAAAACGCCTGCTGCAACAGCTGGCAGACTTCACCCCGGAGCGCAGCAACCCGCAATGTCCACAATGGCTGGCCCAGGCCAATCACGCGGCCGCACATGACCCAATGCACCAACTGACGATGATCCGCGCCACCGCCGAGCTGTGCCTCTATAAAATCTAA
- the glnL gene encoding nitrogen regulation protein NR(II), with protein MTISDALHRLLLDNLTTATILLNDELRLEYMNPAAEMLLAISGQRSHGQFISELFTESAEALSSLRQAVEQAHPFTKREAMLTALTGQTLTVDYAVTPILSHGATLLLLEVHPRDRLLRITKEEAQLSKQETSKMLVRGLAHEIKNPLGGIRGAAQLLARELPDENLKDYTNVIIEEADRLRNLVDRMLGSNKLPSLAMTNVHEVLERVCQLVEAESQGCITLVRDYDPSIPDVLIDREQMIQAVLNIVRNAMQAISSQNELRLGRISLRTRALRQFTIGHVRHRLVTKVEIIDNGPGIPAELQETIFFPMVSGRPDGTGLGLAITQNIISQHQGLIECESHPGHTTFSIFLPLEQGAPST; from the coding sequence ATGACCATCAGCGACGCACTGCACCGCCTGCTACTCGACAACCTGACCACCGCGACCATTCTGCTCAATGACGAACTGCGCCTTGAGTACATGAACCCGGCGGCGGAAATGCTGCTGGCCATCAGCGGACAGCGCAGCCATGGGCAATTCATCAGTGAACTGTTCACTGAGTCGGCCGAGGCCTTGAGCTCATTGCGCCAGGCCGTGGAGCAGGCGCACCCGTTCACCAAGCGCGAAGCGATGCTCACCGCCCTCACCGGCCAGACCCTGACGGTCGACTACGCGGTTACACCGATCCTGAGCCACGGTGCCACTTTGCTCCTGCTGGAGGTGCACCCCCGGGATCGCCTGCTGCGCATTACCAAGGAAGAGGCGCAACTGTCCAAGCAGGAAACCAGCAAGATGCTGGTGCGTGGCTTGGCCCACGAGATCAAGAACCCCCTGGGCGGGATTCGCGGCGCCGCACAGTTGCTGGCCCGCGAGCTGCCGGACGAGAACCTCAAGGACTACACCAACGTCATCATCGAGGAAGCCGACCGCCTGCGTAACCTGGTGGACCGCATGCTCGGCTCCAACAAGCTGCCGTCGCTGGCGATGACTAACGTCCACGAAGTATTGGAGCGGGTTTGCCAGTTGGTAGAGGCCGAAAGCCAGGGCTGCATCACCTTGGTGCGCGACTACGACCCGAGCATTCCCGACGTATTGATCGACCGCGAGCAGATGATCCAGGCGGTGCTCAATATCGTACGCAACGCCATGCAGGCCATCAGCAGCCAGAACGAACTGCGCCTTGGCCGCATCAGCCTGCGCACCCGCGCGCTGCGCCAGTTCACCATCGGCCACGTGCGCCATCGCCTGGTGACCAAGGTCGAGATCATCGACAACGGCCCAGGCATCCCTGCAGAACTGCAGGAAACCATCTTTTTCCCAATGGTCAGCGGCCGCCCGGACGGTACCGGGCTCGGCTTGGCCATTACCCAGAACATCATCAGCCAGCACCAGGGTTTGATCGAATGTGAGAGCCATCCCGGTCACACCACCTTCTCGATCTTTCTGCCACTGGAACAAGGAGCCCCATCGACATGA
- the ntrC gene encoding nitrogen regulation protein NR(I): MSRSETVWIVDDDRSIRWVLEKALQQEGMTTQSFDSADGVMSRLARQQPDVIISDIRMPGASGLDLLARIREQHPRLPVIIMTAHSDLDSAVASYQGGAFEYLPKPFDVDEAVALVKRANQHAQEQQNQEAPPALTRTPEIIGEAPAMQEVFRAIGRLSHSNITVLINGESGTGKELVAHALHRHSPRAASPFIALNMAAIPKDLMESELFGHEKGAFTGAANLRRGRFEQADGGTLFLDEIGDMPADTQTRLLRVLADGEFYRVGGHTPVKVDVRIIAATHQNLETLVHAGKFREDLFHRLNVIRIHIPRMSDRREDIPTLARHFLSRAAQELAVEPKLLKSETEEYLKNLPWPGNVRQLENTCRWITVMASGREVHISDLPPELLSLPQDSAPVTNWEQALRQWADQALARGQSNLLDSAVPAFERIMIETALKHTAGRRRDAAVLLGWGRNTLTRKIKELGMKVDGGDDDEGDEA; this comes from the coding sequence ATGAGCCGTAGTGAAACTGTCTGGATCGTCGATGACGACCGTTCTATCCGCTGGGTCCTGGAGAAAGCCTTGCAACAGGAAGGCATGACCACCCAGAGCTTCGACAGCGCCGACGGGGTGATGAGCCGCCTGGCTCGCCAGCAGCCCGACGTGATCATCTCCGACATCCGCATGCCCGGCGCCAGCGGCCTGGACTTGCTGGCGCGGATTCGCGAGCAGCACCCGCGCTTGCCGGTGATCATCATGACCGCGCACTCGGACCTGGACAGCGCTGTCGCGTCCTATCAGGGCGGTGCCTTTGAATACCTGCCAAAACCGTTCGATGTGGACGAAGCGGTGGCGCTGGTAAAACGCGCCAACCAGCACGCCCAGGAACAGCAGAACCAGGAAGCTCCGCCGGCCCTGACCCGCACCCCGGAAATCATCGGCGAAGCGCCGGCGATGCAGGAAGTGTTTCGCGCCATCGGGCGTTTGAGCCACTCCAACATCACCGTGCTGATCAACGGCGAGTCGGGTACCGGTAAAGAACTGGTGGCTCACGCCCTGCACCGTCACAGCCCACGGGCCGCGTCGCCGTTCATCGCATTGAACATGGCGGCGATTCCGAAGGACCTGATGGAGTCGGAACTGTTCGGCCATGAAAAAGGCGCGTTCACCGGCGCGGCCAACCTGCGCCGCGGCCGTTTTGAGCAGGCCGATGGCGGCACGCTGTTCCTCGATGAAATCGGCGACATGCCGGCCGACACCCAGACGCGCTTGCTGCGGGTCCTGGCCGACGGCGAGTTTTACCGCGTAGGCGGGCACACGCCGGTCAAGGTCGATGTACGCATCATCGCAGCGACCCACCAGAACCTGGAAACCCTGGTGCATGCCGGGAAATTCCGTGAAGACCTGTTCCACCGCCTGAACGTGATCCGCATCCACATCCCACGGATGTCGGACCGCCGCGAAGACATCCCGACCCTGGCCCGTCACTTCCTCAGCCGCGCCGCCCAGGAGCTGGCCGTCGAGCCGAAGCTGCTGAAAAGCGAGACCGAGGAATACCTGAAAAACCTGCCATGGCCGGGCAACGTGCGTCAGCTGGAGAACACCTGCCGCTGGATCACGGTGATGGCTTCGGGTCGCGAAGTGCATATCAGCGACCTGCCGCCTGAGCTGTTGAGCCTGCCGCAGGATTCGGCGCCGGTGACCAACTGGGAGCAGGCGCTGCGCCAGTGGGCCGACCAGGCCTTGGCACGTGGCCAGTCGAACCTGCTGGACAGCGCTGTGCCGGCCTTCGAGCGGATCATGATCGAAACCGCCCTCAAGCATACCGCCGGTCGTCGTCGCGATGCTGCCGTGCTGCTGGGCTGGGGCCGCAATACCCTGACTCGCAAGATCAAAGAGCTGGGGATGAAGGTCGACGGCGGTGACGATGATGAGGGTGATGAAGCCTGA
- a CDS encoding tRNA (cytidine(34)-2'-O)-methyltransferase, with protein MFHVILFQPEIPPNTGNVIRLCANSGCHLHLIEPLGFDMDDKRLRRAGLDYHEYATLQRHADLASCLESLNHPRLFAFTTKGSRPFHDASFAEGDAFLFGPESRGLPADVLDALPDGHRLRLPMREGCRSLNLSNTVAVAVYEGWRQLGFK; from the coding sequence ATGTTTCACGTCATCCTTTTTCAACCAGAAATTCCGCCGAATACCGGCAACGTTATCAGGCTGTGCGCCAACAGTGGCTGCCACCTGCATTTGATCGAGCCCTTGGGTTTCGACATGGACGACAAGCGCCTGCGCCGCGCCGGGCTGGACTACCACGAGTACGCCACCCTGCAACGCCACGCGGACCTCGCCAGCTGCCTGGAAAGCCTGAACCACCCACGGTTGTTCGCGTTTACCACCAAGGGCTCGCGGCCATTCCATGATGCCAGCTTTGCCGAAGGCGACGCCTTCCTGTTCGGCCCGGAAAGCCGGGGCTTGCCAGCGGACGTCCTCGACGCCCTGCCCGACGGCCACCGCCTGCGCCTGCCGATGCGCGAAGGCTGCCGCAGCCTGAACCTGTCCAACACCGTGGCCGTGGCCGTCTATGAGGGTTGGCGGCAACTCGGTTTCAAATAG
- the secB gene encoding protein-export chaperone SecB, with amino-acid sequence MTDQQNTEAAAEEAQGPQFSLQRIYVRDLSFEAPKSPAIFRQEWTPSVALDLNTRQKALEGDFHEVVLTLSVTVKNGEEVAFIAEVQQAGIFLIQGLDEASMSHTLGAFCPNILFPYARETLDSLVTRGSFPALMLAPVNFDALYAQELQRMQQEGSPTVQ; translated from the coding sequence ATGACTGACCAACAGAACACCGAAGCGGCAGCAGAAGAGGCTCAAGGCCCACAATTTTCCCTGCAGCGTATTTACGTACGTGACTTGTCGTTCGAAGCGCCAAAAAGCCCGGCCATCTTCCGTCAGGAATGGACCCCGAGTGTTGCGCTGGACCTGAACACCCGTCAAAAGGCGCTGGAAGGTGACTTCCACGAAGTCGTGCTGACCCTGTCGGTCACCGTCAAGAACGGCGAAGAAGTGGCCTTCATTGCTGAAGTGCAACAGGCTGGTATCTTCCTGATCCAGGGCCTGGACGAAGCGTCCATGAGCCACACCCTGGGCGCGTTCTGCCCGAACATCCTGTTCCCGTATGCCCGTGAGACCCTGGACAGCCTGGTCACCCGTGGTTCGTTCCCGGCGCTGATGCTGGCCCCGGTGAACTTCGATGCCCTGTATGCGCAAGAGCTGCAGCGCATGCAACAGGAAGGTTCGCCAACGGTTCAGTAA
- the grxC gene encoding glutaredoxin 3 has product MSQVVVYSSDYCPYCMRAKALLEKKGIAFEEIKVDGKPQVRAEMTKKAGRTSVPQIWIGGKHVGGCDDLFALERAGKLDALLHV; this is encoded by the coding sequence ATGAGCCAGGTTGTCGTTTATTCCAGCGATTATTGCCCTTATTGCATGCGGGCCAAGGCCCTGCTTGAGAAAAAGGGCATTGCCTTCGAAGAGATCAAGGTTGATGGCAAGCCCCAGGTGCGCGCCGAGATGACCAAGAAAGCGGGACGCACGTCCGTGCCGCAGATCTGGATCGGTGGCAAGCATGTCGGTGGATGCGATGACCTGTTCGCACTTGAGCGCGCCGGTAAACTGGATGCGCTGCTTCACGTCTGA
- a CDS encoding rhodanese-like domain-containing protein — translation MVDHLIAFATTHYLLAGAFVVLLALLIAHEMSRGGRSLSTSELTALVNKDEAVVVDIRPAKDFAAGHIVGALNIPQDKLISRLAELEKHKAKTIILVDAQGQHSGTHAREMLKAGFNAAKLSGGISSWRGDNLPLVK, via the coding sequence ATGGTTGATCACCTGATTGCATTTGCCACTACCCACTATTTGCTCGCTGGTGCGTTCGTCGTACTGCTGGCGCTGCTGATCGCTCACGAAATGAGCCGCGGTGGCCGCAGCCTCAGCACGTCCGAGCTGACCGCCCTGGTCAACAAGGATGAGGCCGTAGTGGTGGACATTCGTCCCGCCAAGGATTTCGCCGCCGGTCACATTGTCGGCGCGCTGAACATTCCCCAGGACAAGCTGATTTCGCGCCTGGCCGAGCTGGAAAAGCACAAGGCCAAGACCATCATCCTGGTCGATGCCCAGGGCCAGCACTCCGGCACTCACGCCCGCGAGATGCTGAAGGCCGGCTTCAACGCCGCCAAACTGTCGGGTGGTATTTCCAGCTGGCGTGGCGATAACCTGCCGCTGGTGAAGTGA